The following coding sequences lie in one Sorex araneus isolate mSorAra2 chromosome 4, mSorAra2.pri, whole genome shotgun sequence genomic window:
- the NDUFAF4 gene encoding NADH dehydrogenase [ubiquinone] 1 alpha subcomplex assembly factor 4 — protein sequence MGASVTRALRNFNVENRAERELSKMKPLSAPRHPSTKSLLQEQMSRHPEIEGEISRKDDKLLSLLRDVYVNSKDPVSLKVKDAGVLQESKEFRLPIGHHFEMMNIERIPKGKISIVEALTLLNNHKLYPETWTAKKIAEEYQLELKDVNSLLKYFVTYEVKVLPAKDKKALQPK from the exons ATGGGGGCCTCGGTCACGCGCGCCCTGAGGAATTTCAACGTGGAGAACCGGGCCGAACGCGAACTGAGCAAGATGAAGCCCTTGTCGGCGCCCCGGCACCCCTCCACCAAGAGCCTCCTGCAGGAGCAGATGAGCC gCCATCCAGAGATTGAGGGAGAAATCTCTCGGAAAGATGACAAGCTGTTGTCACTGCTAAGAGATGTTTATGTGAATTCCAAAGATCCAGTGTCTTTGAAg GTGAAAGATGCTGGAGTACTTCAAGAGTCAAAGGAGTTCAGATTGCCAATAGGCCATCACTTCGAAATGATGAATATTGAGCGCATTCCCAAAGGCAAAATTTCAATTGTAGAAGCATTGACACTTCTTAATAATCATAAACTTTATCCAGAAACATGGACAGCTAAGAAAATAGCAGAAGAATACCAACTAGAACTGAAGGATGTAAATTCCCTGCTCAAATACTTTGTTACTTATGAAGTCAAAGTTCTCCCTGCTAAAGACAAGAAAGCATTGCAACCAAAATGA